A single Cannabis sativa cultivar Pink pepper isolate KNU-18-1 chromosome 7, ASM2916894v1, whole genome shotgun sequence DNA region contains:
- the LOC115697000 gene encoding protein NRT1/ PTR FAMILY 5.5-like, which produces MALLDWKIEGLNLAHIFAEYVLWLMVTFLTHVWELNYKTAAAAINIFWGLVGMLPLLVQYIIDSYVGNYRMALLSTFMYTTGLGFLSISAIGICENTKTCHVKKRYKFSLLLAIPQLLVGLSYQRSDSINQLIAATKELGDNNKLRPPKWERFLRIVALIVVHLVGTFILPNINKWAFRFGVPTLCMLAAIFIFWTGSNSYHKPKPSGSFLTTMLKVILAGLRPIKSNQLEYDNSGTHYGYRLRCLDKAIITGDEEQRDKVIEDVRKTKQAISRIPFFLAFFMLGIVSSIGDSYFIQQADYMNTMIRGYDVPIVVLQLWYELSKSLLKKIYLEIKDKLPKKSNNVVSSKCYGCVGITVSMIFAILCCFVAAAVDKMRCNKVNSANMFWLLPQFFFLGGFEGILEESIEMFFTNSHPLTSFDHTMRLVPKSIFGIGSICSVLLTFVVQKVSAWGDNTSWFVEDLNESRLDKYFFLLGGLSIANLVYYTFVYYFTSLRSEVKDSRSEVNESNT; this is translated from the exons ATGGCATTGCTTGACTGGAAAATTGAAG GTTTGAACTTGGCCCATATATTTGCTGAGTATGTTTTATGGTTGATGGTAACATTCTTGACACATGTGTGGGAGCTTAATTACAAGACCGCTGCCGCAGCTATCAATATATTTTGGGGTCTCGTAGGGATGCTTCCTTTGCTTGTGCAATATATCATCGATTCTTACGTGGGTAATTATCGGATGGCTTTACTCTCCACGTTTATGTATACTACT GGATTAGGCTTCTTATCTATATCAGCAATAGGCATTTGTGAGAACACTAAAACATGTCATGTTAAAAAAAGATACAAGTTCTCGCTTTTGCTAGCAATACCTCAATTACTTGTGGGCCTTTCTTATCAACGATCAGACTCAATAAACCAACTTATTGCTGCTACCAAAGAGCTGGGAGATAATAATAAACTAAGACCACCAAAGTGGGAGCGCTTCTTAAGAATAGTTGCTTTGATTGTGGTTCATTTGGTTGGAACATTCATACTAcctaacataaacaaatgggCATTTAGATTTGGGGTCCCAACTTTGTGTATGCTTGCTGCCATCTTCATCTTCTGGACTGGCTCTAATTCTTACCACAAACCCAAACCTTCAGGAAGCTTCCTAACTACTATGCTAAAGGTCATTCTAGCCGGCTTAAGACCTATTAAGTCGAACCAACTCGAATATGATAATTCTGGAACACATTACGGTTATCGCCTCAG GTGCCTAGACAAAGCAATAATTACTGGTGATGAAGAACAAAGAGATAAGGTGATCGAAGATGTAAGAAAAACGAAACAAGCCATAAGCAGAATCCCTTTTTTCTTAGCCTTTTTCATGTTAGGTATTGTATCTTCAATTGGCGATAGTTACTTTATTCAACAAGCAGACTACATGAATACGATGATAAGAGGCTATGATGTCCCTATCGTTGTGCTTCAACTATGGTACGAACTCTCCAAATCACTACTCAAAAAgatttatttggaaataaaaGACAAACTAcccaagaaaagtaataatgtGGTCTCATCAAAATGCTATGGTTGTGTTGGAATAACTGTATCGATGATTTTCGCAATACTATGTTGTTTTGTTGCTGCAGCCGTGGATAAGATGAGATGTAATAAGGTTAATAGTGCGAACATGTTTTGGTTACTGccacaattttttttccttGGGGGCTTTGAGGGGATTTTAGAAGAAAGCATTGAAATGTTCTTTACTAATTCCCATCCCTTAACTTCTTTTGACCATACTATGCGTCTCGTTCCTAAGAGTATTTTTGGTATAGGATCAATATGCAGTGTCTTATTGACTTTTGTGGTTCAAAAAGTTAGTGCATGGGGAGATAATACTAGTTGGTTTGTGGAAGACCTCAATGAAAGTCGTTTGGATAAGTATTTCTTCCTATTGGGTGGATTGAGTATAGCAAATCTTGTATACTATACCTTCGTGTATTATTTTACTAGTTTGAGATCAGAAGTGAAAGATTCTAGATCAGAAGTGAATGAGTCTAACACATGA